In one Acetobacter sp. genomic region, the following are encoded:
- a CDS encoding exodeoxyribonuclease VII small subunit, whose translation MTGDTNSLSFEDALTELERIVRSLEGGQLKLEEAITSYERGAALRAHCESKLREAEERVQAIVKRADGSLDAKNVD comes from the coding sequence ATGACGGGCGATACCAATTCCCTGTCCTTCGAGGACGCCCTCACCGAGCTTGAGCGGATCGTCCGGAGCCTTGAAGGCGGACAGCTCAAGCTTGAAGAGGCCATCACATCCTATGAACGCGGTGCGGCGTTGCGTGCCCACTGTGAAAGCAAGCTGCGCGAGGCCGAAGAGCGCGTGCAGGCTATCGTCAAGCGGGCTGACGGCTCGCTTGACGCCAAGAACGTGGATTGA
- a CDS encoding sulfurtransferase TusA family protein, with the protein MSETLLDVRGLSCPLPVLKANKALRALATGDHLRVLATDRASSADFRSFCRETGHALVAFGEEAGVLSFVIRKKSEEPV; encoded by the coding sequence ATGAGCGAGACTCTTCTGGATGTGAGAGGTCTTTCCTGTCCATTGCCGGTTCTCAAGGCCAACAAGGCCCTGCGTGCGCTTGCGACCGGCGACCATCTCCGTGTGCTGGCCACCGATCGGGCGTCTTCAGCCGATTTTCGCAGCTTCTGCCGGGAGACGGGACACGCCCTTGTCGCGTTTGGAGAGGAGGCGGGCGTGCTGTCTTTCGTGATCCGGAAAAAGAGCGAAGAGCCCGTCTGA
- a CDS encoding polyprenyl synthetase family protein — translation MTSPGASTNPTSSEALGVSLKQRAAAVEVALDRLIPQVDGPEARVIDAMRYATLGGGKRLRGYLVAEVASLFPERDGEEGAYRAAASVEMLHAYSLVHDDLPAMDDDDLRRGQPSTHRKFDEATAILAGDALQTRAFEVLAETETHPDAAVRIQLVLALAQASGAAGMVGGQMIDMEGEGRALSLKEVSHLHALKTGCLIRYSAEAGAILGGANPEQRERIASYGRDIGAAFQIADDVLDATATEEELGKTAGKDQAAEKSTFVALLGIDGARREAEKLADRACHALDIFGEKADRLRDLARYVVERRS, via the coding sequence ATGACCAGCCCCGGTGCAAGCACAAATCCCACCTCTTCCGAAGCGTTGGGCGTCTCTCTCAAACAACGCGCCGCCGCCGTGGAAGTCGCGCTTGATCGGCTGATTCCTCAGGTCGACGGTCCGGAAGCACGCGTGATCGACGCCATGCGCTATGCGACGCTGGGTGGTGGAAAGCGCCTGCGCGGCTATCTTGTGGCGGAAGTGGCGTCTCTGTTCCCGGAGCGGGATGGCGAGGAAGGGGCCTATCGTGCAGCGGCCTCCGTCGAGATGCTGCATGCCTACTCCCTCGTGCATGATGACCTGCCCGCGATGGATGACGACGATCTCCGTCGTGGTCAGCCGTCCACCCATCGCAAGTTCGACGAGGCGACCGCCATCCTAGCCGGTGACGCGCTCCAGACGCGCGCTTTCGAGGTGCTGGCCGAGACTGAAACCCATCCTGACGCCGCTGTGCGGATTCAGCTTGTGCTGGCTCTGGCGCAGGCTTCCGGCGCGGCTGGCATGGTCGGCGGCCAGATGATCGACATGGAAGGCGAGGGCCGCGCCCTTTCCCTGAAGGAAGTCAGCCATCTGCACGCCCTGAAGACCGGTTGCCTGATCCGCTATTCGGCCGAGGCTGGCGCGATTCTGGGCGGCGCGAATCCCGAACAGCGTGAGCGCATCGCCAGTTATGGCCGTGATATCGGCGCGGCCTTCCAGATCGCGGACGACGTGCTGGATGCAACGGCGACCGAGGAAGAACTCGGCAAGACGGCCGGGAAGGATCAGGCTGCGGAAAAGTCGACCTTCGTGGCGCTGCTGGGGATCGACGGCGCTCGCAGGGAGGCTGAGAAGCTGGCCGATCGGGCGTGCCATGCCCTTGATATTTTTGGTGAAAAAGCCGATCGGCTACGCGACCTTGCGCGTTATGTCGTAGAGCGCAGGAGCTGA
- a CDS encoding ROK family protein gives MNSIRLGIDLGGTKIEVVAMGPAGDILLRERAPNPGTYEPMMLAIRDLLDATTARLGLEDGSSSGARLPFGIGIPGSIDDTTGLIKNANATWLNAMPFGVDLPRVTGRKVRVENDANCFALSEAIDGAASGRSVVFGVIIGSGMGGGLVVDRKLLSGHHHIAGEWGHIPLPWPRREEFPMPRCFCGNEGCLERFLCGPALATAWKGEGTRSAEGIEEAAATGDKKAQAALDAYVDHLARACSLVINLLDPDAIVFGGGVSNLKATLARVPELLSRNIITPVCRTELLVNKHGDSSGVRGAAWLWDIGEIR, from the coding sequence ATGAACAGCATACGCCTTGGCATCGACCTGGGAGGCACCAAGATCGAAGTCGTGGCCATGGGCCCGGCCGGAGACATCCTTCTGCGCGAACGTGCGCCGAATCCCGGCACGTATGAGCCGATGATGCTCGCCATCAGGGATCTTCTTGACGCCACCACCGCCAGACTGGGGCTGGAAGACGGAAGCAGCTCCGGTGCACGCCTGCCTTTCGGAATTGGCATACCCGGCTCGATCGACGATACGACGGGGCTGATCAAGAACGCCAACGCCACATGGCTGAACGCCATGCCGTTCGGCGTCGATCTGCCCCGCGTCACTGGGCGCAAGGTCCGCGTCGAGAATGACGCCAACTGCTTCGCCCTTTCTGAGGCCATCGACGGCGCGGCAAGCGGGCGCAGCGTTGTCTTCGGCGTCATCATCGGCTCAGGCATGGGCGGTGGCCTCGTCGTGGACCGCAAACTGCTCAGCGGTCACCACCACATCGCAGGTGAATGGGGCCATATCCCCCTGCCCTGGCCACGCCGGGAAGAATTCCCGATGCCACGCTGCTTCTGTGGCAATGAGGGCTGCCTTGAGCGCTTCCTCTGCGGCCCTGCTCTGGCGACGGCCTGGAAAGGCGAAGGGACACGAAGTGCTGAAGGTATCGAGGAAGCCGCTGCGACCGGGGACAAAAAGGCTCAGGCGGCCCTTGACGCCTATGTGGATCATCTGGCCCGCGCCTGCTCGCTCGTCATCAACCTTCTCGATCCCGACGCCATCGTCTTCGGCGGCGGCGTGTCCAATCTCAAAGCCACTCTCGCCAGAGTGCCTGAACTGCTGTCACGCAATATCATAACGCCCGTGTGCAGGACGGAACTGCTTGTCAACAAACATGGAGACAGCTCTGGTGTCCGGGGGGCGGCATGGCTTTGGGACATCGGGGAAATTCGCTGA
- the dxs gene encoding 1-deoxy-D-xylulose-5-phosphate synthase, producing the protein MSDTSGSIPTRGRFPLLDRVSQPVDLRNLSIDQLKQVADELRSETVETVSTTGGHLGASLGVVELTVAIHAVFDTPDDRLIWDVGHQAYPHKIITGRRDRIRTLRQPGGLSGFTRRSESEYDPFGAAHSSTSISAGLGMAVAHHLRAEDDPSYRERNVIAVIGDGSISAGMAYEAMNNAAVAGEGAERLIVILNDNEMSIAPPVGSMSNYLSRLMSSRQFMGLRDLAGKFVKKLPDRLERTAKKAEEYARGMITGGTLFEELGFYYVGPVDGHDLTQLVPILRNLRDTDQGPILLHVITEKGHGYKPAEAAGDKYHAVAKFNVVTGEQKKAPPGPPSWTNIFARELVDRAATDSRITAITAAMPSGTGLDKFAAKFPDRFFDVGIAEQHAVTFAAGMATEGLRPFCAIYSTFLQRAYDQVMHDVVLQKLPVRFAIDRAGLVGADGATHAGSFDIAYLGCLPGMTIMAPSDEIELLNMTATACEFDEGPIALRYPRGNTYGLELPAKGEIIQIGKGRIVREMGQQSGREKGGIAILSLGPRLEEALKAADQLAAHGLPPTVADARFAKPLDTQLVEQLARDHAVLITIEEGSVGGFGSLVAQHLSQTGLLDHVRLRTMTLPDTFIDHDSQFEQYNTARLNAPHIVQTAIKALGVNVSEQIA; encoded by the coding sequence ATGAGCGATACGTCAGGATCCATCCCCACGCGTGGTCGTTTTCCGTTACTGGACCGTGTTTCGCAGCCTGTTGACCTGCGGAACCTGTCGATCGACCAGCTCAAGCAGGTCGCGGACGAGCTTCGGTCGGAGACGGTCGAGACGGTGTCCACAACAGGCGGTCACCTCGGCGCATCGCTGGGCGTGGTGGAACTGACGGTCGCCATCCATGCCGTGTTCGACACCCCCGACGACCGGCTGATCTGGGACGTGGGCCATCAGGCCTACCCGCACAAGATCATCACCGGACGCCGCGACCGCATCCGCACCCTGCGCCAGCCGGGCGGCCTGTCGGGCTTCACCCGCCGCTCGGAGAGCGAATACGACCCGTTCGGCGCGGCCCACTCCTCCACCTCCATCTCCGCCGGTCTCGGCATGGCCGTGGCGCACCATCTGCGCGCCGAAGACGACCCGTCCTACCGCGAGCGCAATGTCATCGCCGTGATCGGCGACGGTTCGATCTCCGCCGGCATGGCCTATGAGGCGATGAACAACGCCGCCGTCGCCGGTGAGGGCGCGGAACGGCTGATCGTCATCCTCAACGACAACGAGATGTCCATCGCGCCGCCGGTCGGCTCGATGTCGAACTACCTCTCCCGCCTGATGTCCTCGCGCCAGTTCATGGGCCTGCGCGACCTCGCCGGGAAGTTCGTGAAGAAACTGCCGGACCGTCTGGAACGCACCGCCAAGAAGGCCGAGGAATATGCCCGCGGCATGATCACCGGCGGCACGCTGTTCGAGGAACTCGGCTTCTATTATGTCGGCCCGGTCGACGGGCACGACCTGACCCAGCTCGTGCCGATCCTGCGCAATCTGCGCGACACGGATCAGGGTCCGATCCTGCTGCATGTCATCACCGAGAAAGGCCATGGCTACAAGCCGGCCGAGGCGGCGGGCGACAAGTATCACGCCGTGGCGAAGTTCAACGTCGTTACTGGCGAGCAGAAGAAAGCCCCTCCGGGACCGCCGTCCTGGACCAACATCTTCGCCCGTGAGCTGGTCGATCGCGCCGCCACCGACAGCCGCATCACGGCCATCACCGCCGCGATGCCGTCCGGTACGGGGCTCGACAAATTCGCGGCGAAGTTCCCCGACCGGTTCTTCGATGTCGGCATCGCCGAGCAGCACGCCGTCACCTTCGCCGCCGGTATGGCGACGGAAGGGCTGCGTCCGTTCTGCGCGATCTACTCCACCTTCCTGCAACGCGCCTACGATCAGGTCATGCATGACGTGGTGCTGCAGAAGCTGCCTGTGCGCTTCGCCATTGACCGCGCCGGTCTGGTCGGCGCCGACGGCGCGACGCATGCGGGCTCGTTCGACATCGCCTATCTGGGCTGCCTGCCGGGCATGACCATCATGGCGCCGTCCGACGAGATTGAGCTTCTGAACATGACGGCCACGGCCTGCGAGTTCGATGAAGGTCCGATCGCCCTGCGGTATCCGCGTGGCAACACCTATGGTCTGGAGCTGCCCGCGAAGGGCGAGATCATCCAGATCGGCAAGGGGCGCATCGTTCGTGAGATGGGTCAGCAGTCCGGGCGCGAGAAGGGCGGCATCGCCATCCTGTCGCTCGGTCCGCGTCTGGAGGAGGCGCTGAAGGCCGCCGACCAGCTCGCCGCGCACGGCCTGCCGCCGACGGTGGCCGACGCCCGCTTCGCCAAACCGCTGGACACGCAGCTTGTCGAGCAACTCGCCCGCGACCATGCCGTTCTGATCACCATCGAGGAAGGCTCTGTCGGCGGGTTCGGATCGCTGGTCGCCCAGCATCTCTCACAGACCGGCCTGCTCGATCACGTCCGCCTGCGCACCATGACGCTCCCCGATACGTTCATCGACCATGACAGCCAGTTCGAGCAATACAACACAGCACGCCTCAACGCTCCCCATATCGTC